The nucleotide window atccgttactaaacatggttgttttaaaattaaaacaagaaaataccatggacgttcaaaaaaaaaaaaaaaataataaatcatgccttactatacacggtcttttttttttttttcttttataaagaCGCCATTGGTCATTtgatggtcatctttttaatgctttactatacacggttgtttaaaaaataaatgcctaaaaataaacaactgtgtatagtaaggcattttttgaggggaaaaaaatgccttactatacacagtcGTTTTAGAAAAATGCCTATTTttgaaaatgccttactatacaaggtctttttttttttaagacgccttTTGATCATTtgatggtcatctttttaatgctttactatacatggttgtttaaaaaataaatacctaaaaataaacaaccgtgtatagaaaggcattttttatttttattttttttatttttgggaaaaaacgccttactatacacagtcGTTTTAGAAacacgccttacgatacatggtcatatttttgaaaatgccttactatacatggctgttgcTACATGGTACACAATCGTTTGCCCAGATCTACTGAGGCAATTGTATTTTGGAAATTTGATGAGAGCAATGAGAAATTCCATTCAGGTGACACCAATTGGGATTTGTCCACGGTAGgtattttgaaaatgtctttttagTTTGAAGAAATGTGCCAAACCTATGGAGAAAACCTTGAAAATCCCACTTTTAAACCCTAATTCCTACTCAAAACCCTGCTTTGAAACCCTAGCAGTTTAAAAccctgattgatttatttttttgttgctcttgAATCTTCGGATTTTAACGAGCAAGTCAAGGAAACACCACAGTCCATAATCAACATCAGAACAACAGGTCCGTTCTAACGAATACTTTTTAATGAAGGTTTGACATGGAAAATACACGAAGCCGCGACgagcagaaaacaaaacatttttttgtacacgcTACAAATGTAACCAGCATGAAGAAAACCACATTCAAGCCTCACagtacacttttatttatttttttgtcacataGTGCCAGCCCGTCTTCCTCACACTTGACGCGTCTCCTTCTCCGACGAGCTACGTCAGCTTTCACAGAAAGCACCTCGATGCGATGCGATGCGATGCGAGCGAGCGAGCCTCACAACTTGATATCTTGCGATTCCGACATCTTGGCCAGCGTCTTCTTCACCCGCAGAGCCGTCAGGCGGCAGGCCGGATTCTGAGCCCAACACTCGCTCATCAGCTTCCCCATCTGACGCAAACACTGCGGGGCGGAAACAGCAGATTGCTCACGCGTGTGCTTCGATCGCGTGTCGGGCCGGGTTTTATTTACCTCATCGCTGGTCCAGCGGTTGGGGAAGGAGGGCCGCAGTCTCTTGATGCAGACCACCTCTCGCATGTCCTCGTACGACGGGTCGCTCGGGACCAGGTCGTGGTAGGGCAGCTGGTACTCCTCTAGGATGCCTTCATgcccatgaaataaataaaaaaaaaaataaataaataaaaaaaaaaacagccttgagTTAGAGAGTACccataaataagaaaataagaGTGGACAGGATTTGGAAcctcatggggaaaaaaaaaaaactaaatttgggggatggtgtcagaagtgggatgctAACCCACCACTTCATCTGTATTATTCCTCTCTACTTTATAGGTAAATAAATGTTCgaacatggggaaaaaatggtatTCATGGTGGTGTAGATTTTTGTGgctcccacttctgacaccatttTGCACCTCTGTGTAGTCCGCTCATGCTCTCTTCAATTCTATACCTAtcagattttaaaataaattaaatctgTGCACTACAACAGGTATGCCACAGATGGCTTAGCAGCATCCAACTTCTGACACtatattttcaccttttttatcCCAAACTTTTCCCATTAGGTGAAGTAAAAGAAAGTAGACTAAATGCACAAGTCACAACTGCCGTTGTGCCTTAGCATCCCACTTTTGTAACAATTTTTCACTTGGATTTGACAACAAAGTGGCAGTTCACATACAACCTCGTGTGTTAACATCCCCCTTCTGACACCTTTTCAACATTTGAGAAGAACCATACAACTTTATTTGAACCTTTATACAAAAGCATGCAAAAGATGGCTTagcatcccacttctgacaccatttttttcacctgcTTTCCTGTCAGGTCGACAGCATGAGAAATTACACTAAATCAGCATGTCAAAGGCTTAGCATCCCACTTCATAGACCATGTTTTACCTTGATTTGAACCTTTTCCTATTAAGCTGGAAAAGCAGTACTCTGAACAGGGATGTCACAGCTGACTTTGTAAGTTagcatcccacttctgacaattttttttcaccttctTTCCTAATTAGGTTGACAGCATGAGAAATTACACTAAATTGGCATGTCAACGTTGGCATAGTGGTTTAGCATCCCACTTCATAGACCATGTTTTGCCTTGATTTGAACCTATTCCTTATAGGCTCGAAAAGCATTACTCTGAACTGGTACGTCGGCTGACTGTATCTTagcatcccacttctgacactattttcttttaattacttgCTTCTCCTATTTGGTTGAAAGCGAGACAAAGCACCACAATTGGGCATTACAGACAGCATAGTGATTGagcatcccacttctgacacctcTGCGTAGCACCATCAACCTGAATTTGAACCATTCTTTGTCGTCGCGCACAAATGGGTGCCATACCTCCTGACACGCAGCGACGGGCGATCTCCCACAGGATGAGTCCGAAGCTGTACATGTCGGCCATGATGTACGACTGGAAGTGGGTCCTGTTCAGCGTCTCGTCCAGAACCTCGGGGGGCATGTAGCGCTTGGTGCCCACTCGGGTGTTGGGGGGGATGTCCACCTCGTTCGTGTCGCTGCGAGACAtggtggagttaaaaaaaacaaaaaaaacatggacgctacctgggcaagacacacatgacatcccacttctgacaccaattTGCACCTCTTAACTTTGATTTGACCCCACTAACTGGGCAAGCCACAGTTAACTTTGTGTTTAAGTATCCCACTTCTGATACCATTTTACAGTCCTGACGAGTGtccttaaaaacataaatccaAAATCTGTTTAGGGTTGAAAAACATGTAGAcgtatcccacttctgacaccatttTGGAATTCTGAGTAGTGTAGCCTTAACTTtggtttgaaaaataatttatttgatttagaaaaataatgaTATAAATATTGGGCATGTTGCAGAGATTATTTGTGGCCAaggatcccacttctgacaccaattTGCACCTCTTAACATTGATTTGACCCCACTAATTGGGCAAGCCGCAGTTAACTTTGTGGTTAAGTATCCCACTTCTGATACCATTTTACAGTCCTGACGAGCatctttaaaaacataaatccaAAGTCTATTGAGCGTTGAAAAACATGTAGACttatcccacttctgacaccatttTGGAATTATGAATGCCTTAACCTATATACATATTGGGCATGTTGCAGGGTTTATTTGTGTCCAaggatcccacttctgacaccactaGCCCCTTTGTGCAATAGTTTTAACCTTTATTTTAAAGTGAGTCTATTAGGTTGAAAAACAAATCTATTTACAGTTCTGTCATAATAAAATGTTACAGAGTAACTTTTTGGTGAAATTTTGtgaaaaagggatacttgacacattaagccattttcagtggtaaaaagttcatattttgcctataatttatgtggtaacttcattatttttcatgtacaattaagatctttaaaaagtagtttttctacttgctgtcgactgatgatgacatcacctgtgctgaggaagtaggtaacgaccaatcatggctcagtttgctgaccaaacaggtgagccatgattggccgttatctacttcctcagcacaggtgatgtcatcatcatcaaattcattctggacaaaatgtgaacttttcactgctgaaaattgttcagtgacTCAAATATCCCCTTCACCCTGATTTCTACCAACTGGACATTCCATGGACATCTCAAGGCAAAGCATCCCGCTTCTGACAGCATTTGGTGACGCACCTGATGAACTTGACGGCGAGACCCAAGTCGGCGACGCAGCAGGCGCCGTTCCTCTTGACCAGGATGTTTTTGCTCTTCAGGTCCCTGTGGGCGATGGCGGGCTTCCCCTGCGTGCCGAAGATCTCCGTGTGGAGGTGGCACAGGCCCGACACGGACGAGTAGGCCAGCCGCAGCATGGCCTTGCTGTCCAGCGTGGTGGACTTGAGGAAGTCGTAGAGCGAGCCGCTCTCGTGGTAGTCGGTGATCAGGTACAGCTGCGTCCACGAGCCCGtgcctttgatgtccgccgcgATGAATCCTGTGAAAGCCAAAGCGTTGATGTTTGTCATGTGTACCCCCGAAAAATGACTACTCAAACGACGACGGATTGACATCTTTACCGAGTATGTTCTCGTGCCTCATGAGGCCCGTCTGGTAGATCTCGGTCTCTCGGAACCAGCTGGCCTCCTCGGTGGTGAAGAAGACTTTAACCGCTACTTTTTCCCCTCGCCAGCGACCCATCCACACCTCGCCGTAGCGTCCTTTGCCTATCTGCTTCACCATCTGGATCTGCTTGGCGATTGTCCTCTgcacctggggggggggggtcaaacaTTGGAGGCTAAAACTCTTTAAGTGTGCCCCTGCATTGTGGATATTTTGAGGATGTATTATTTGTATGTGTCGCTGCTTCATTTATGTAAAAGCAGCAGTTGTCTGAATGTTTACATTTAACATAATCTTTAGTATGCTAATTTTGGGTTAACCTAGGgatgggccgataccagccttttttcaagtactcgagtactcgtgacgcagacgagtacaagcgaccgatggcagagggggaaggcgttaagtgagtcctccttgcctgtaattgtcgctagcttgcagcagtttttcaccaaaacttcaccggtttggaaatacttcaaaattgtgaatcttaaactaaaagagcatttttgtgttttattttgagcattaagactattgaagagtgactgtgctgtttttttttttttttgtcaaaattaaaggaaatatatttgtttaaaaatatctttgagtgattttttttttttatttgtcaaaatgtactactggtatctgcagttggtatcggtatcggtgagtactgagggtctgagtatcggtatcggtatcggtctgaaaaaaagtggtatcgaacatccctatgtTAGCCCATCAATAGCctgtcacatatatatataaatatgcattaagctaacagattgtttattatataaatatatatttagttaaacattttggttgtttaaatatactgtacaacTTCTTTCTCAGATTTTCACCTATAATCGGTGTGTCTGGAATGCACTCCAGCAATAAAACGAAGTTGGACTGTACAGTAGTATATTCCCTATTTACTGGCTCCTAGTAGTGCAGTACTCCCATCTCACCAGCAGGGGGAGCCCCGAGCCTGAACCAGAGCTCTGCGACTGCTCGATCAAATCCTTCAGGGACTCTCCGGGAGGAATGTAGGTCTCATCCTGCTCCAGGCCGATGGTGTAACGAGGACGGGACACCTGACGCTTATATCtatttagaaaataaataaacacatacaaacacaatGAAGAGCCTGCAGAGCCTTTTACTGAAGAAAATTTTCTGGATAATATTCACCTAAAGTAGCAGAAGACAATAATACCAGCCAGGATGATGCTGCAGACAGTGACGGAGATCAACAAGGCCATATGGTGGATCTTCCCATCTACatagactggaaaaaaaaaaaaaaaaaaaaagagtgtacATGGAAACAAATATTTAATACACCCAACTTAACCAATTTAAGCACAGATCAAGTCAACTTCTCAAAAACAAGCTTGGTAATTAAGCATCGCTGATTTGTCTAGGCTTCCGGACAGGAACTTATTATGGCTAAAATGATCCCAAACCAAAATGGTTCCGTTTCAGACATGGATTCTTCATATTTTGACCCAATTTCATGTCAATCGGTAGAACCGGTTTAGGGGGCAAAGTCATCCTCACCACCATcctacaattattattttagaaGATAAACTTACGAGGCGGATCGAGAGGGGGGAGAGTAGGATGAAGATATCGATTGCAGTAATCTTGGTTTGTGCAGCATTCCAATGTCCGCCTTTGACGCGAGCTCCCTGTGTCCTAAACACAACAAAGCAAGACATATATGATATTTGCAGTGGTAACTTGATTCACGAATGACACGTTTCCTACTTTTAtatgataaatgccaagatgGGTGCATACTTGATGTAAACAGATATGGAAAAGGAAATCTACTACTCAGGATTGCATAtgacaaatgtgcaaaattgctGTGCAGTTCATTTTGGATGTGTCCATAGATTCATTTAGCACACGAAGGACAAAAGGCAGTGGctgaaagagaaaaaacaatTAGAAGCGACGAGcagaattatattttttgctcaaatgctagaaacaaaaatgattgCAACATATCATTTACTCAACAATATAATTTTGACggttgtgaatgatcaaaggtCTGATTTGGAGCCAGATGCCAACTGTTGAtgaaattcatttcatttccttGCGTCTGGGTCAATTTAGCACATAGTCACAATTGTCTGGTGCAGGCTTCTCCCAGTGCAGTTTTCCGCATGTGCTTTGCATGTTAAatcaaaaaatggcatttatgcGGTTGCAGGCGTCATGGAACTAATGCAACAAATGAATCATGGAACATCTGTGCACATTTTCATGCATGAAGTCCTAAAAATCAATTTGAAATCGTTTGGATCTCCTCACCCGGCACTGAAATTCGGATCCGACCATCCCCAGACAACCTGCAGTCAAGACGGGAACGCCGCCATCTTCCTCCACCATGGTGAAACAGTAGCCATCCGTCCTGAAGAACATCGTTTCAGTTATTCCGTTCAATGGAGACGAACGTGCCGgcgtactagggctgggtattgccgccaacatcatgatacgatacgtatcacgatacaggggccacgatacgatacgtatcacgatacatatgtatcccaaataagacacttttttttttttttttaaacaaaaaagaggaaaattggtacactgagacacgtgccatgttaagtttatcaatagataaatgttgacatttttcctctgctttcatttttcttagcaagacacagtgtccaatcaccagtgagctatttttgcattaattgaaggaaattaacttcaaagacgctgctgggttttattttttaggtacaatgcaagccgcaaaggcaaacgtgaactgccaatttaaagttaacgagcaatatcgattctgacgcctgcatatcgatacgtgtattgtgatgaggcccgcaacgatatattgccgtatcgattttttgagcacacccctacgcCGTACCTGCACGTGTTGTTGGTGGAGTCGTCCGGGCAGTGATGGTTGCAGTGACACCAAAGCTGCGGCTGCGGCGAGGAAGCAGTGGAAGCACTTCCGCTGTTCTCTTTCCCGCCGTCCACCGCCGCTGCTTCCCTACTGGATGCTCGAATCAGCATGCTGTCCAATATGTTGCCTGAGAGACGGAGGAAGAGCAAACCTCGTATTTGGTACCTGGGCCTTCAGTGTGGACCTAATAAACCTCTTAATGCCACCACTAGCATGTCGCAATTATAGAAACTggtggtgtcaaaattagttaaAGTTTCtataacaccacaaatttttttcaacatgcgattaatgactgccccttacttggaaagcctgtcctgggggaattccagtcacaacacagcagacatccatccatccattttcttgaccacttactcctcacaagggtcacggggggtgctggagcctatcccagctggcttccggcagtaggcg belongs to Festucalex cinctus isolate MCC-2025b chromosome 5, RoL_Fcin_1.0, whole genome shotgun sequence and includes:
- the bmpr1ba gene encoding bone morphogenetic protein receptor type-1B, translating into MPVWGGRLPRCLWSHRTALLLLLLLGLVSLDTPVHGNILDSMLIRASSREAAAVDGGKENSGSASTASSPQPQLWCHCNHHCPDDSTNNTCRTDGYCFTMVEEDGGVPVLTAGCLGMVGSEFQCRDTGSSRQRRTLECCTNQDYCNRYLHPTLPPLDPPLYVDGKIHHMALLISVTVCSIILAGIIVFCYFRYKRQVSRPRYTIGLEQDETYIPPGESLKDLIEQSQSSGSGSGLPLLVQRTIAKQIQMVKQIGKGRYGEVWMGRWRGEKVAVKVFFTTEEASWFRETEIYQTGLMRHENILGFIAADIKGTGSWTQLYLITDYHESGSLYDFLKSTTLDSKAMLRLAYSSVSGLCHLHTEIFGTQGKPAIAHRDLKSKNILVKRNGACCVADLGLAVKFISDTNEVDIPPNTRVGTKRYMPPEVLDETLNRTHFQSYIMADMYSFGLILWEIARRCVSGGILEEYQLPYHDLVPSDPSYEDMREVVCIKRLRPSFPNRWTSDECLRQMGKLMSECWAQNPACRLTALRVKKTLAKMSESQDIKL